One Trichormus variabilis 0441 genomic window, ATTTGCCACAACTATCAACGCTCCTTCAGTAGGATCGCCGATAACTTGCCATTCTCCTTCCTTCTGCTCTAAGTGGGAGTCATTACATAACAATCCGGCTTGCAGACATTCTGCCAATACGGGAGAACTATGCCAATCTACTGGCTGTTCATCAAATAAGATTTCACCTCCGGGAATATAACCCGTCCCTGTAACTGTATAGTATTCACCACCTGCATAAATCGCCTGTACAGTCATCTGGTTTTCGGTAAGTGTACCCGTTTTATCCGAGCAGATAACTGTAGCACCGCCGAGGGTTTCCACGGCTGGTAATTTCCGGACGATCGCGTGTCGCTTCGCCATCCGGGAAACACCTATTGCCAATGTTACCGTCACTACAGCAGGTAATCCTTCAGGAATGGCACTAACAGCAAAAGCCACTGCCGCTTCAAACATACCTGCCCAGGAATTACCGTATCCCAGTCCGACGGCAAAGGTTAGGGCAGCGATGCCCAGAATTATGTATAGTAATGTGCGGCTAAATTTATCAAATTTCCGTGTTAGGGGAGTTTTGAGGCTTGTACCTTGCTCCATCAGTTGGGATATCCGCCCGGTTTCCGTAGCTTCCCCAATGGCTACAACAATCCCCTTACCAGTGCCAAAGGTCACAAAACTGCCAGCATAAGCCATGTTGCTGCGTTCTGCTAAAACTGCATCTGCATCCACAGGTTCGGTATTTTTCTCAATAGCAACTGACTCGCCAGTGAGGGCAGATTCATTCACTTGTAAATTGCGGGACTGAATCAGACGCAAATCGGCGGGTACTTTATCACCAGAAGTCAGTAGTACTAAATCCCCTGGGACTAACTCCTTTGAAGGAACTTGTACCTTTTGACCGTTGCGAAAGATAGTTGCATTAGTTTGGACTGAAGAAGCTAAAGCTGCGATCGCACTTTCAGCTTTTGATTCTTGCACAAAACCAATAATGGCATTAATTAAGGTGACACCCCAAATCACCCAAGCGTTTACCCACTGCCCAATTAAGGCTTTGATGGCACCCGCAATCAGCAAAATGTACAGCAACGGTTGATTAAATTGTAGAAGAAATCTGACTATGGGACTGCTTCCCTGTTTGCCTTTGAGTTCATTCGCACCAAAGCTTTCCTGCCGTTTTGCCACCTGATTTGATGTCAAACCTGTGTCTAGGTTTGCATCTAAATATTGAGCTACTTTTGATACAGATAAATTGTGCCATTGGTGTGACTGGATAATTTCTTTAACTGTTGCTGTCATTTTGTTGCCTCAATATTTCCCATAGGCAGGCTAAACGTAGAGCATTAGCTGTCTGGTCTTGGGCTAATCATGACAACTATGAAGAATAAATGTGATGGAAAAGTGATAGTAAATTAAGAAGGGTCAAGGGTTTTGCTTTCAAATTAAAATTTATTATGACAAAATCGGTCGATACAAAAAATATAACCAGTTCCAAATCACGTAATTTTAGGTAGCTTATGACGCAGAAATGGCTATCTATTATCGGTATTGGTGAAGATGGACTATCGGGGTTAAGTGCGATCGCTCTTTCTCTACTCAATCAAGCAGAAATCGTTGTAGGAGGCGATCGCCATTTAGCAATGTTACCTCCAAACGACCCACGCGAAAAAATTCTTTGGACTTCTCCTATTACTACCGCAGTAGCAGAAATTATCCAGCGTCGGGGTAAATCTGTATGTGTGTTAGCTAGTGGTGACCCCATGTATTACGGTATTGGTGTCACCTTGGCGCGACAAGTTCCCATATCGGAAATGACGATTATCCCTGCACCTTCATCTTTCAGCCTCGCTTGCGCCCGATTAGGATGGTCTTTAACAGAGGTAGAAACCTTAAGTTTATGCGGTCGTCCCTCTGCTTTGCTGCAATCTTATATATATCCTGGTGCGCGGTTATTAATTTTAAGTGAGGGGAAAAATACACCGAGCATTGTTGCCGAAATTCTTACACAGGGAGGTTTTGGGAATAGCCAACTCACAGTCTTGGAACGGATGGGTGGCATTCATGAAAGGATATTAACAGGGACAGCCGCAACCTGGCAGGAAACGAAACTGGCAGACTTAAATGCGATCGCCCTACATTGTATCGCTGATGCTGGTGTTGTTACCTTACCCAGATTACCAGGATTGCCAGATAACGCCTATCACCACGATGGACAACTTACCAAACGGGAAGTTAGAGCTGTTACCCTATCAACTTTAGCACCTACACCAGGACAGTTACTTTGGGATGTGGGGGCGGGTTGTGGTTCCATATCGATAGAATGGATGCGGACTAATCCCAGATGTCAGGCGATCGCTATTGAACAAAACTCATCTAGACTACAATACATTGCAGATAATGCGGCTGCTTTAGGTACTCCCAACCTGAAAATCATTGCGGGAAAAGCACCTCATGTCCTCCAAGATTTACCCACACCCGATGCCATTTTTATCGGTGGTGGAGTTACAGCCCCAGGATTATTTGATATTTGTTGGCAAGCATTACGCCCAGGCGGCAGGTTAATTGCTAATGTAGTCACCATAGAAGGCGAGCAGACCTTATTTCAATGGTACGAAAAAGTGGGTGGCAGTTTTACCCGTATTGCCATTCAACGAGCCGAACCAATTGGTAAATTTTTGGGTTGGCGAGCAATGGCTCCTGTAACACAATGGGTAGGGGTGAAAGATTAAAGAAGACAAGGACTTAGGCAACTTTAGACCGGGTGTAAGGGTGTAGGGGTGTGAGGGAAGAATTTAGTTTTACGCTTTCCCTTAAACCCCAATTACGGTTCAGTTAAGGAATTTCTTGGTTAAGCCAACATGAGTTCGATAAATTCGGAAGAACCCCTCTCCATAGCTTGCTTCCCGCAGGGTACCTCTCCCCGACGCGGGGAGAGGCTTAAAACCCTGATTATTTGGTACTCAGTTATAGATTTTCAGCCCCTTCCCTTGTAGGGAAGGGGTTGGGGTTAGGTTCCGTCGAATTCATGTTAAGCCAGGGTAAGACAAGAATTTTCAAAATAATCCTCTTTCTTCCCGTGCTTCCCCTGCTTATCTGAATTTTATTCCCCTACACCCCCATACCCCTAAAACCCTATCGTCATTTAGCAGAAAACTTGTAACATCCGCTAGACTCTCCACCTAACTAGAGAGATTAGGATAGTTCCAGGCAATTGCCTCAGTTGTCAAGCTGAGTCCTGATAGTTTCTTTTATTCACACCGTAAATCTATGACAATCCAACTCACAGTTCCCAACATGGCTTGTTCTGCTTGTGCAAACAACATTACCAATGCAGTAAAGACAGTTGATGTTGATGCGATCGTTCAGGCTGATCCACAGACTAAGCTGGTGAACGTAGAAACGCAAGCTTCAGAAACTTCCATTAAAGATGCTTTAGCTGCTGCTGGCTATCCGGCTGCATAAATTTCTGGAACCACGGGATACCTGAATGTATAGAAAAGTCGGGTATCCCGTATTCTTTCCACTCAACAGCATTAAGACTTACGCACCTAGATTTTCTTTTGAGACCGGGTGTAAGGGTGTAAGGGTATAGGGGTGTAAGGGTTTCAAACATTTATACCGCTACACCTCCAAACCCTTGATCTTTCCTTTTCATGCGTAAGTCCTAAGCATTACAGTACCAAACATTCTTAATTACGAATTACTCTTAAAATC contains:
- a CDS encoding heavy-metal-associated domain-containing protein, with the translated sequence MTIQLTVPNMACSACANNITNAVKTVDVDAIVQADPQTKLVNVETQASETSIKDALAAAGYPAA
- a CDS encoding bifunctional cobalt-precorrin-7 (C(5))-methyltransferase/cobalt-precorrin-6B (C(15))-methyltransferase, with protein sequence MTQKWLSIIGIGEDGLSGLSAIALSLLNQAEIVVGGDRHLAMLPPNDPREKILWTSPITTAVAEIIQRRGKSVCVLASGDPMYYGIGVTLARQVPISEMTIIPAPSSFSLACARLGWSLTEVETLSLCGRPSALLQSYIYPGARLLILSEGKNTPSIVAEILTQGGFGNSQLTVLERMGGIHERILTGTAATWQETKLADLNAIALHCIADAGVVTLPRLPGLPDNAYHHDGQLTKREVRAVTLSTLAPTPGQLLWDVGAGCGSISIEWMRTNPRCQAIAIEQNSSRLQYIADNAAALGTPNLKIIAGKAPHVLQDLPTPDAIFIGGGVTAPGLFDICWQALRPGGRLIANVVTIEGEQTLFQWYEKVGGSFTRIAIQRAEPIGKFLGWRAMAPVTQWVGVKD